Proteins co-encoded in one Arachis hypogaea cultivar Tifrunner chromosome 11, arahy.Tifrunner.gnm2.J5K5, whole genome shotgun sequence genomic window:
- the LOC140176389 gene encoding uncharacterized protein isoform X2, with amino-acid sequence MVADVADVANALANQQPFVEPTFMRSLDLEVMHAPEFSQYVNAAELPVMTDGEFTVRMELSSREAVIKAMKDYTIRRGVDYRAHESEPTTFYPKCTQYGAGCDWLIRVAFGWI; translated from the exons ATGGTGGCAGATGTGGCGGATGTGgcaaatgcactagcaaaccAGCAGCCGTTTGTGGAGCCGACTTTCATGCGGTCGTTGGATTTGGAGGTCATGCATGCACCGGAGTTTTCTCAATATGTAAATGCAG CAGAGCTTCCTGTTATGACGGATGGTGAATTTACCGTGAGAATGGAACTCAGTTCTAGGGAGGCAGTAATTAAGGcaatgaaagattataccatccgTAGAGGTGTAGATTACCGAGCGCATGAGTCAGAACCGACGACATTCTATCCTAAATGCACCCAGTATGGCGCAGGCTGTGATTGGTTGATCAGG gtagcattcggctggatttga
- the LOC140176389 gene encoding uncharacterized protein isoform X1, translated as MVADVADVANALANQQPFVEPTFMRSLDLEVMHAPEFSQYVNAAELPVMTDGEFTVRMELSSREAVIKAMKDYTIRRGVDYRAHESEPTTFYPKCTQYGAGCDWLIRVSKMSRKYCWEIRR; from the exons ATGGTGGCAGATGTGGCGGATGTGgcaaatgcactagcaaaccAGCAGCCGTTTGTGGAGCCGACTTTCATGCGGTCGTTGGATTTGGAGGTCATGCATGCACCGGAGTTTTCTCAATATGTAAATGCAG CAGAGCTTCCTGTTATGACGGATGGTGAATTTACCGTGAGAATGGAACTCAGTTCTAGGGAGGCAGTAATTAAGGcaatgaaagattataccatccgTAGAGGTGTAGATTACCGAGCGCATGAGTCAGAACCGACGACATTCTATCCTAAATGCACCCAGTATGGCGCAGGCTGTGATTGGTTGATCAGGGTGAGCAAAATGTCCAGGAAGTACTGTTGGGAGATAAGgaggtga
- the LOC112722501 gene encoding pentatricopeptide repeat-containing protein At3g47530, with translation MKQVVFFHNAWLLAAPNLQRLSLSLSSFIAIHLLHHTTNPREQPPPKLWLPPFQQSKHDQPTPIMELVISAIKSASHKTHLLQLHAHILRTSLAEHPAVSLHFLNRVALSGPLQDHSYSHRFFRSFTSPFVSHYNTMIRASSMSDSPQKGLLLYRDMRRRGVSADPLSSSFAIKCCIRFLCLFGGAQVHCNVFKDGHQSDSLLLTSLMDLYSQCQQCHDACKVFDEIPQRDTIAWNVMISCLIRNKRSRDALNLFDVMQSSKYECEPDDVTCLLLLQACAHLNALEFGERIHRYIMEHGYGAALNLSNSLISMYSRCGSLDKAYEVFKGTCNKSVVSWSAMISGLAANGYGIEAIEAFQEMQRLGIWPDDQTFTGVLSACSHSGLVDEGISFFDRMSREFGITPNIHHYGCMVDLFGRAGLLDKAYQLITSMAVRPDSTIWRTLLGACRIYGDVTLGERVIEHLIELKAQEAGDYVLLLNIYSSAGHWDKVAEVRKLMKEKSIQTTPGCSTIELKGTVHDFVVDDVLHPRKSEIYKTLNEINKQLKIAGYVVEPSSELHKIDEKEKGYVLSYHSEKLAVAFGVLATPPGTTLRVANNLRLCVDCHNFLKTFSWVYNRDVVLRDHNRFHHFRGGLCSCNDYW, from the coding sequence ATGAAACAAGTTGTGTTCTTCCACAACGCTTGGCTCCTTGCAGCGCCAAATCTCCAACGTCTCTCTCTTTCACTTTCTTCTTTTATTGccattcatcttcttcatcacacCACCAACCCACGGGAGCAACCTCCCCCGAAGTTATGGTTACCTCCTTTTCAGCAAAGTAAACATGACCAACCAACACCCATCATGGAGTTGGTCATTTCCGCCATAAAATCTGCTTCTCACAAGACCCATCTTCTTCAATTACACGCTCATATTCTCCGCACATCTCTTGCTGAACACCCTGCAGTTTCTCTTCACTTCTTGAACCGTGTTGCTCTCTCTGGCCCATTGCAGGACCATAGCTATTCCCACCGTTTCTTCCGGAGCTTTACTTCCCCTTTTGTTTCTCATTACAATACCATGATCAGGGCCTCTTCTATGAGCGATTCACCCCAAAAAGGTCTCTTATTGTATCGAGATATGAGGAGAAGAGGTGTTTCTGCAGATCCATTATCTTCATCTTTTGCTATTAAGTGTTGTATCAGGTTCCTGTGTCTTTTTGGAGGGGCACAGGTTCATTGCAATGTCTTCAAAGATGGACACCAATCAGATAGCCTTTTGCTCACTTCTCTCATGGACTTGTATTCGCAGTGTCAGCAATGTCATGATGCATGCAAGGTGTTTGATGAGATTCCCCAGAGGGATACCATTGCTTGGAACGTCATGATCTCTTGCTTAATTCGTAATAAACGGAGTCGGGATGCTCTGAATTTGTTTGATGTCATGCAGAGCTCAAAGTATGAATGTGAACCTGATGATGTTACTTGTTTGCTTCTTCTTCAAGCTTGTGCTCATTTAAATGCCTTGGAATTCGGTGAACGAATTCATAGATACATCATGGAACATGGTTATGGTGCTGCTCTCAATTTGTCTAATTCTCTGATATCTATGTATTCTCGGTGTGGTAGTTTAGATAAGGCTTATGAGGTATTCAAGGGAACTTGCAATAAAAGTGTGGTTTCATGGAGTGCGATGATTTCTGGTTTGGCAGCTAATGGATATGGGATAGAAGCAATTGAAGCATTTCAAGAGATGCAGAGATTGGGGATTTGGCCTGATGATCAGACATTCACTGGAGTGCTGTCTGCTTGCAGTCATTCTGGATTGGTTGATGAGGGAATCTCATTTTTCGACCGAATGAGTCGAGAGTTTGGGATTACTCCCAACATTCATCATTATGGCTGCATGGTTGATCTCTTCGGTCGCGCTGGTTTACTTGATAAGGCCTATCAACTGATTACCTCAATGGCTGTGAGGCCAGATTCAACAATATGGAGGACCTTGCTTGGAGCTTGCAGAATTTATGGCGATGTTACACTTGGCGAACGAGTTATTGAACACTTGATTGAATTGAAGGCTCAAGAAGCCGGGGATTATGTTTTGCTCCTGAATATTTATTCTTCAGCTGGTCACTGGGATAAGGTAGCAGAAGTGAGAAAACTTATGAaagaaaaatcaatccaaacaacaCCTGGTTGTAGCACAATTGAGTTGAAAGGAACAGTACATGATTTTGTTGTCGATGATGTTTTGCACCCAAGAAAAAGCGAGATTTATAAGACGCTGAATGAGATCAATAAGCAGCTGAAGATTGCAGGTTATGTTGTTGAGCCTTCATCTGAGTTACATAAGATAGATGAGAAAGAAAAGGGCTATGTGCTCTCTTATCACAGTGAAAAGTTGGCTGTTGCTTTTGGGGTTCTTGCTACTCCACCAGGCACAACACTGAGAGTGGCCAATAATCTCCGACTATGTGTTGATTGCCACAATTTCCTGAAAACATTTTCCTGGGTTTACAACCGTGATGTGGTCCTTAGGGACCATAATCGGTTTCACCACTTCCGTGGAGGGCTCTGCTCTTGTAATGATTATTGGTAA
- the LOC112722502 gene encoding malate dehydrogenase, chloroplastic — MAAAASATAPTFTVGTAYRGTSLPQSKPLGGLRFNSQNPLKNFCGLKASSSVTLESQLSFSGKETVSALRASFASKAQTQDRTIHYNLQPQASFRVAVLGAAGGIGQPLALLIKMSPLVSDLHLYDIANVKGVAADISHCNTPSQVRDFTGAAELANCLKGVDVVVIPAGVPRKPGMTRDDLFNINAGIVRDLVSAVADNCPGAFIHIISNPVNSTVPIAAEVLKQKGVYDPKKLFGVTTLDVVRANTFVAQRKNLKLIDVDVPVVGGHAGITILPLLSKTKPSASFTGEEIEELTVRIQNAGTEVVEAKAGAGSATLSMAYAAARFVESSLRALDGDGDVYECSFVQSDLTELPFFASRVKLGRKGVEALIPSDLQGLTEYEQKALEALKPELKASIEKGIAFAQKQTVAA; from the coding sequence ATGGCGGCGGCGGCTTCAGCAACAGCGCCTACCTTCACCGTTGGAACCGCCTACAGAGGAACCTCCCTCCCTCAATCGAAGCCTCTCGGAGGACTTAGGTTTAACTCGCAGAACCCCCTCAAGAACTTCTGCGGCCTCAAGGCTTCATCTTCCGTCACATTGGAGTCCCAATTATCGTTCTCCGGCAAAGAAACCGTTTCCGCCCTCCGAGCATCTTTTGCATCCAAGGCACAAACCCAAGACAGGACTATCCACTACAATCTTCAGCCTCAGGCATCGTTCAGAGTCGCCGTTCTCGGTGCCGCCGGAGGAATTGGCCAGCCTCTCGCTCTGCTCATCAAGATGTCCCCGCTGGTTTCTGATTTGCACCTTTATGATATTGCCAATGTCAAGGGTGTTGCTGCTGACATCAGTCACTGCAACACGCCTTCGCAGGTCAGGGATTTCACCGGAGCTGCCGAGTTGGCTAACTGTTTGAAAGGGGTTGATGTTGTTGTTATCCCCGCCGGAGTTCCAAGGAAGCCAGGGATGACTCGCGACGACCTTTTCAACATCAATGCCGGCATTGTTAGGGACTTGGTTTCGGCTGTGGCCGATAATTGCCCAGGTGCTTTTATTCACATCATCAGTAATCCGGTGAACTCCACTGTGCCTATTGCGGCCGAGGTTCTGAAGCAGAAGGGTGTGTATGATCCTAAGAAGCTCTTTGGTGTTACTACCTTGGATGTTGTCAGGGCAAACACATTTGTTGCTCAGAGGAAGAACCTGAAGCTGATTGATGTTGATGTCCCTGTTGTTGGGGGCCATGCTGGGATTACCATACTTCCCCTGCTGTCGAAGACAAAGCCCTCTGCGAGTTTCACTGGTGAAGAGATTGAAGAGTTAACTGTTAGGATTCAGAATGCAGGAACAGAAGTTGTTGAAGCAAAGGCTGGTGCCGGATCTGCTACTCTGTCTATGGCATATGCGGCTGCTAGATTCGTTGAGTCATCCCTTCGTGCTCTCGATGGAGATGGGGACGTGTATGAGTGCTCGTTTGTACAATCAGACCTGACTGAGCTTCCATTTTTTGCTTCAAGGGTCAAACTCGGCCGGAAAGGAGTTGAGGCTTTGATTCCATCTGATCTCCAAGGGTTGACTGAATATGAACAGAAGGCTTTGGAAGCACTTAAGCCGGAACTTAAGGCCAGCATCGAAAAGGGGATTGCTTTTGCTCAGAAGCAAACGGTTGCTGCTTAA